From Paenibacillus sp. PvR098:
AATGACTCTGACGCCTCGATGAGGCTCATATTGCACTAATCCTTCTTTTTCCAGCTTACGAAAGGCTTCACGAATAGGGGTACGGCTGACTCCAAGGAGATTGCCTAACTCACGTTCTGAAAGGATTTTCTCAGAATGGAAGTCCCCTCTTTTAATCGCATCAAAGATATACTCATACACTCCATCCACTTTCGTGTTTAACTCTTCAACCAATGGTAAAATCCTCCCACTCAAATGTGTTGTTGTTTTCATTTTCTCATGTTTTCTCAGTTTTTCAACTTCGTCTCTATGAGAGGGAGATGCATTCATAGGTATAGCTTTGCTTTCCTGCATCATTTAAGCTGCTTCATCATTAACAATCACTTGTTTGCCTCTCAATTTCATCACTATTGGAATCAATATCCACAGTACTGCGATTAACAGTAAAATCAGGGAACCCGGTCTTTCGATAAAAATAGAATAGCTTCCATTGGTAGTGATCAGAGCTCTGCGCAGGTTATTTTCAATCATAGGCCCCAATACCAGACCTAGAACGATAGGGGCCAGAGGAAAATCATGTTTAGTGAAAAAATATCCCAGCAGACCGCAAGCTACCAGCAAGATGAGATCGAATGTGGATACTTGCACAGCATATACACCGAATATGGATATGGCGATAATCATTGGAACCAAATATTTGGGCGGCGTTTCAATAATTTTGGCAAATACCTTAACCAGCGGCATATTCAGTATTAACAACATCACATTCCCGATAAACATGCTGGCAATGAGTCCCCAAGCAATCGATGGATGCTCCTCAAACAACAATGGACCCGGCTGAACATTGTACATGATCAGTGCACCCATAAGAATCGCTGTCGTTCCTGAACCTGGAATACCCAGGGTAAGGAGGGGAATCATAGCCCCGCCGGAGGCTGCATTATTGGCGGATTCAGGTGCGGCTACCCCTTCAATGGCCCCATGCCCAAACTTTTCCGGAGTTTTACTCACCTTCTTTTCTACAGAATAGGAGAAGAAGGAAGCCAAGGTTGCACCGGCACCTGGCAGGACTCCTATGAAGAATCCCAATAACGACCCGCGTACGATAGGCATGGTACTATCTTTCAAATCTTGTTTTGTCGGCATGATTCTTTTAATTTTGGCGACAGTTCCCTTGTTAGATTCTCTCTCAAGAATCGTTTTAAACACCTCACCAAGAGCAAACAAACCAACCGCGACAGTTAAAAACTCTAGTCCTTGGAATAACGCAGGGTTGTTGAACGTAAATCGCGCAACACCCGACACGGTATCCAATCCAATGGTGCTCAGCAGCAGCCCGAAAACTGTCATTATCAGCGCTTTGGTCATGGATCTTCCTGCCAGACCGCTTACTGCACATAAACCGAGTATCATTAGTGCGACATATTCCGCCGGACCGAATTTAATCGCTACTTTGGATAATGGAACAGCCAAGATGACAAGAGCAATTAAGGCAACGATCCCGGCAAAAAACGATCCGATAGCGGAAATCGCCAAGGCCGCGCCTGCACGTCCTTGTTTAGCCATTTGATGTCCGTCTAGTGTAGTGACAACGGATGAGGATTCACCCGGTGTATTGAGAAGAATGGAAGTCGTTGACCCGCCGTACATAGCGCCGTAGTAAACTCCTGCAAGTAAAATAATCGAACTTGTCGCAGCCGCCTCTGGACCTAGTCCACTTGTAATCGAAGCTGAGACTGGAATTAACAGAGCAATTCCGCTCATCGGACCAATACCGGGTAAAACTCCTACAGCCGTTCCAATCAATACTCCGAAAAAGGCAAAGAGCAAATTATACCATTGGAACGCGATACCAAAGCCAGTAAATAAAAACTGTAATGTGTCCATATCTTCTCCCCTTTACCCCCCTATCCAAGACGGTAATCCAGGTAAGGTACCTTCCAGAACCTCGACAAACAAATAATAAAGCCCGAAAGAAAATAAGAATGAAATAAGAACGGATTGGATCCATCTTCCCTTTTCCATCGTTTGAAAACAGATGAGTAGAAAAACAAATGTACAAATCACGTATCCAAGAACTTCAAGAAGCAGCACATACAGGATGGTGGCCACCAGGACGATACCGAACCGCTTATAATCAAAAGCGATCTTCTCTTTGCTTTCATCCTTATATTGAAAGGTTTCATATAATAGACGAAAACTCAGCAATATAAGAACCAGTCCAAGTCCAAACGGAAAAATGTTAGGCCCCACACTAGTGTCGAATGAGCTTTGGGCGGCCAATTGATTGCTTCGATACATAAAAATAGCCCCGATGACCAGAAAAGCCAGACTCGTATATCGATCAATGGTTTTACTCACGTTCAAACTCCCCTAATCACTCTTTTATTATTTCAACTTTTCAAGCCATTCCTTCGTCAAGTTATTTTGTTTATTTACATACTCGGTAAATTGCTTATGGTCCATCGCGCCATCCACCATTTGTGCGGATTTCATATAGTTTTTAAACCCTTCCGTTTGCATTGCTTCCCCAAAGACGTCGTTAAGCTTCTGCAGGACTTCCTCCGGTATACCGGCTGGTGCATATATCCCTCTGAACTGAGCCCAAGAGGTATCCACTTCATATCCGGCTTCTTTATAGGTCGGTACGTCAGGGAATTCAGGCAAACGCTCCTCTGCCATGACAGCCAGTACTCTTAATTGTCCACTTTTGACATATTGGGAAACTTGAGCCGGATTGGAGTTGGCGACATCAATGTTTTTACCTAGAAGAACAGTAACCGCTTCTCCGGTACTTTCATAAGGTACCCAATTGGCTTGCACACCCGCTTTTTCGGCGAAGATGTTCCAGGCAACATTATGGCCTGATCCTATCGCGCCATATCCGCCGACATTAATCGTTTTGGGCTTTGCCTTCATGGCATCAACAAGATCCTGCAATGTTTTATAAGGGCTTTCCGAATGAACCGCAATCACATAAGGGTCAATTTGTACCCCTGATACATAAGAATAGCTGTCCACTTTAAACTGTTCCTTCAGATTACTGTTCCACATCCCGATTTGGGAGGGAGTCAGGGTCCCAAGGGTATACCCATCCGGCTTTGCTTTGGCTAATTCAGCCATCTGAGAGGCTCCGCTTCCACCGGGTTGGTTTTCAATCATTACGGTTTTACCCAAAAGCGGTTCAGCAGCTTTGGCCAACTCACGGGCCATCGTATCTGTGGGGCCGCCTGCCTTCGTATGAACCACAATCGTAACGGATTTCGTTGGGAAGTCTACTGCTGGCTTCTCCGCTGCTGCGGGGCTGGCCCCCTGGCCTTGACTCTCTGTAGCTGACGTTCCACAGCCTGTAAGCACCTGCAAGCCAAATACGGAAGCTACAAGAATCGATGCCGACTTTTTGCTAATCATTTAAAATCCTCCCTTTTTTTGTTTTATACAAATTCTCTAACTTTTCATAATTGGTATACCATTCTGCTAATTAGGTATACCATTTGTACATGATTATGAAATATATACCGATTTTAGTCAAAACTTAAATATCGTTAATTTTTAAATAAAATATATGTTTATCTTCCATTTACTATAAATAACTGATCAATTCATTATATTTTAAAACGCTTACAAAATAACCATTTGGTATACCATAATATATGTTCGATAACCTTCTTTGATCTTTTCAAGAATTTTCAGGACAATGTTCAATGCCCAACAAATTGAATAATCTGATTATACATTGTACCCAAGGAGGCAAGTGAAATGTTCTTAAACGATTACCATTACCGGAGCGAGAGCGACATTCGTTTCATTCAAGACATTCATCAAGCGATTAACGGTGAGTACAGCGCCATGGCCTGCTACGAGCAGCTAGCCAAATTGGCTCCAAGTGAGGAAGAACAACAGCGGATCCTCGAAATCCGCAAGGATGAAATGAAGCACTTCTATGTATTTTCCCAAATCTATACTTCTCTCACCGGAAAACAACCAAATCCGCAAATAACAGAATCCTGCCCGACCGAGTATAGTTCGGGTTTGCAAGCCGCTTTAAAGGATGAGCAGGAAACCGTAGATTTTTATTTGGAAATTTCCGACAAAACAACAAATCCTTATATCCATAACCAATTTCGCCGCGCGGCTGCGGATGAACAGAATCACGCCGTATGGTTTTTGTATTTTTATACCAAGCGGTGCTGCCACCA
This genomic window contains:
- a CDS encoding tripartite tricarboxylate transporter permease, producing the protein MDTLQFLFTGFGIAFQWYNLLFAFFGVLIGTAVGVLPGIGPMSGIALLIPVSASITSGLGPEAAATSSIILLAGVYYGAMYGGSTTSILLNTPGESSSVVTTLDGHQMAKQGRAGAALAISAIGSFFAGIVALIALVILAVPLSKVAIKFGPAEYVALMILGLCAVSGLAGRSMTKALIMTVFGLLLSTIGLDTVSGVARFTFNNPALFQGLEFLTVAVGLFALGEVFKTILERESNKGTVAKIKRIMPTKQDLKDSTMPIVRGSLLGFFIGVLPGAGATLASFFSYSVEKKVSKTPEKFGHGAIEGVAAPESANNAASGGAMIPLLTLGIPGSGTTAILMGALIMYNVQPGPLLFEEHPSIAWGLIASMFIGNVMLLILNMPLVKVFAKIIETPPKYLVPMIIAISIFGVYAVQVSTFDLILLVACGLLGYFFTKHDFPLAPIVLGLVLGPMIENNLRRALITTNGSYSIFIERPGSLILLLIAVLWILIPIVMKLRGKQVIVNDEAA
- a CDS encoding tripartite tricarboxylate transporter substrate binding protein, whose product is MISKKSASILVASVFGLQVLTGCGTSATESQGQGASPAAAEKPAVDFPTKSVTIVVHTKAGGPTDTMARELAKAAEPLLGKTVMIENQPGGSGASQMAELAKAKPDGYTLGTLTPSQIGMWNSNLKEQFKVDSYSYVSGVQIDPYVIAVHSESPYKTLQDLVDAMKAKPKTINVGGYGAIGSGHNVAWNIFAEKAGVQANWVPYESTGEAVTVLLGKNIDVANSNPAQVSQYVKSGQLRVLAVMAEERLPEFPDVPTYKEAGYEVDTSWAQFRGIYAPAGIPEEVLQKLNDVFGEAMQTEGFKNYMKSAQMVDGAMDHKQFTEYVNKQNNLTKEWLEKLK
- a CDS encoding tripartite tricarboxylate transporter TctB family protein; the encoded protein is MSKTIDRYTSLAFLVIGAIFMYRSNQLAAQSSFDTSVGPNIFPFGLGLVLILLSFRLLYETFQYKDESKEKIAFDYKRFGIVLVATILYVLLLEVLGYVICTFVFLLICFQTMEKGRWIQSVLISFLFSFGLYYLFVEVLEGTLPGLPSWIGG
- a CDS encoding ferritin-like domain-containing protein, giving the protein MFLNDYHYRSESDIRFIQDIHQAINGEYSAMACYEQLAKLAPSEEEQQRILEIRKDEMKHFYVFSQIYTSLTGKQPNPQITESCPTEYSSGLQAALKDEQETVDFYLEISDKTTNPYIHNQFRRAAADEQNHAVWFLYFYTKRCCHQK